The Lactobacillus acidophilus DNA segment AATTTCTCAACTATGATAATCCAGCACACCCCCTTAGGATAAATGATCACTTCCATAATTTTCTTTCTTCATTAAAGTAAGTATGTGAACAATAATTATCCAAAGGGGGATTTTTATGGATGAGGTAAAAGACAATTATATCGATTTACCTACTTACAAAGTTATCTTCATGGCTTTAAGTGTTGGTGTTATTGTGGCTAATATGTTCTACATTCAACCAATTGAACCACTAATCACTTCAAGCTATCATATTTCATCATCTACCACTGCTGTGCTCGCAATGCTGGTTCAAGTCAGCTATGCTTTAGGTTTGCTCTTCCTTGTACCGCTTGGTGATGCATTCAATCGTTATAAATTTTTACAAGTAATGGAATTGATCTCTATTATTGCATTGCTTGTAGCGGCTATCGCACCCAACTTCTGGATCTTCGGTTTAGCCGTGATCATCATCGGTTTAACATCTATCGGTCGCCAGATTATCATTCCTTATATTGCTTACTTAACTCCTGTTAAAAAGCAAGGACCAATCTTGGGTGCAATGATCAGTGGGATGCTTACCGGTATTCTTTTTGCTAGAACTTTCAGTGGTATCATCGCCACAGTTTTAGGCTGGCACATGGTTTATGGTCTGGCTGCTCTTATCAACTTGATTTTGGTAATCTTTATTCATTATTGGGTACCAGATGATCCTAGAAAAATTACTGAAAGCAAGAAATATAGCGAAATTATTGCTTCTCTGCCAAGATTGTTTAAGAAGTACAAATACCTTCGTGGTTCATCCCTCAATGCGTTTTGCATGTTCGGCATTGCCAACCTATTCTGGTCAACTTTAGCCTTTCTTTTAGCAAAATATTATGGTTACGATAGTGCGGTTGCTGGTAGTATGGGTCTACTCGGAATTGTTTCAATTTTTGCGGCACCATTCATTGGTAGGATGGTTGATAAATACTCGCCAAGAACCAACATTCAAATTAGTTGGTGGTTCGGCGTTATCGCTTATATCATTTTTGCAATCTTTACTCGTTCAATCTACATGTTAATGATTGGTATTGTGATTTTGGACTTAAGTACACAATTCAGTCAGGTTACTAACCAAGCCATTATTCAATCATTGAGTCGTAAATCTAACAGTCGTAACAATTCAATCTTTATGTTCTCATACTTCTTAGGCGGTTCACTTGGTACTTTAATCGGAATTGATGTCTGGGGACATTTCGGTTGGTATGGTGTAATTGTTAGTGCCGTAATTTTCTTAGCAATCGCTTTGATTAACTACTTCTGGCACGGTGTTCCTAAGAAATTAAAGTAATTAATTAGGTAAAAAAATCCGTTAGACGGTTAATTTTCTAACTATCTAACGGATTTTCTATATTTTATTATTTGTTAATGTAATCCAAGATTGCAAACATCACATCTTTGTTTTCTGCTGGAACACCATGTGCAATGATTTCACTAGCATTTTGCTTTAA contains these protein-coding regions:
- a CDS encoding MFS transporter; amino-acid sequence: MDEVKDNYIDLPTYKVIFMALSVGVIVANMFYIQPIEPLITSSYHISSSTTAVLAMLVQVSYALGLLFLVPLGDAFNRYKFLQVMELISIIALLVAAIAPNFWIFGLAVIIIGLTSIGRQIIIPYIAYLTPVKKQGPILGAMISGMLTGILFARTFSGIIATVLGWHMVYGLAALINLILVIFIHYWVPDDPRKITESKKYSEIIASLPRLFKKYKYLRGSSLNAFCMFGIANLFWSTLAFLLAKYYGYDSAVAGSMGLLGIVSIFAAPFIGRMVDKYSPRTNIQISWWFGVIAYIIFAIFTRSIYMLMIGIVILDLSTQFSQVTNQAIIQSLSRKSNSRNNSIFMFSYFLGGSLGTLIGIDVWGHFGWYGVIVSAVIFLAIALINYFWHGVPKKLK